The nucleotide sequence ccccctgaggtCTCGTGTCCCCATCAGGGCACCGAGGTGCAGGTGGATGACATCAAGCGGGTCTACTCTCTCTTCCTGGACGAGTCACGCTCCACGCAATACATGAAGGAATACCAAGATGCCTTCCTCTTCAATGAGCTCAGTGAGTGTCCCCCACTGTGCCTGCCccggagagggaggagggagccctgGCCCTGCCTGCTGGGCCGCGCTGACCATGTGGCTTTCCTTCCCCCCACAGAAGGCGAAACCATGGACACCTCCTGAGCTGATCACCCTtccccccccacctcccgcccccgTTTTCTACTAGAGTTCTGACACTGTGACTTTGTATAAAATGGTTCTGAAACTGgagccattgtgtgtgtgtgtgtgtgtgtgtgtgtgtgtgtgtgtgtgtgtgcgcgcgcgcacccGAGCCCCCAAAAAGACAACCCCGGAGTGCAGTTTGAGAAGTCTTTattgggaagggaggggaagagtGTCTGCTGGCTTCCGGAGTTAGGATGGGCATGGGAGGTTGAAGTGGGGCATCCTTAGAGGAAGAGGATGTCTGGGAGCGGGGGGTGGTCACAGGCCAAGGGTTGGGTTCTGGGACCCCCGCAGTCAGTGCTGCTGAGGCGGCAGGGTCCACAGTGACAGCTGAGGGCCACGGGGAAGGAGACCATTGGGTCCACTCCAGGTGGGCAGCCGGGGAGCCGAACGGAGGCGAAGCGCAGCTCATGGTAGGTGCACACCCGCTGGGGCATGGGCGGCAGGATGACAGGCAGCACCCGCTTCTGGAGGGTGGGGAGCTTGAGTGTCTCTGTGGGGCCGAGCTCTCCCCCGAGCTCCCTCACTGCACCCCACAGATCCCAGACTCAGGCGTCCAGGGGACCCTCTGTgctctccctcccacctgcccgGCCCCTTCCCCAAGCGGCAGGCTACCCTTCCACTCCCAGTGCCACTTCCGGTCTTCTATAGGCCTGGCCCCGAGTAATCTGCCTGGAGCTGAGTTGGCACCCGCCCGCCCTCGGCAGCTCACCATGCTGGGGCAGTAGCCGGCGCAGATGCTGGTGGTGAAAGTGATACAGACAGGGCAGGCCTCCTTCTCAGCCGCCAGGGTGGCGTTGATGGGCTGGCACAGCGGCCGCAGTGGCCCCCTGGAAGCCCACACCCCGGCCACgcccagcagcagccacagcagcagtcCCTAGGACAAGGCCAGTGCCTCAGGGCCAGCCAgagccctcaccccaccccccgaGCCCTGCATGCACACGTTCAGGGACCCAGCTCCTGTGCCTGCCACCTTCCATTCAAGGATTGCCCATCCCCAGGGACCCCAGACACCCCAAGACCTCAGGCCCCACCTGCTGCCCTCCTCCCACTGGCAGGCCTACTGTTCTCCCCACACCCTTCTAGAAAGAGGCCTCCTTCACCAGATCCCCGGACTCTCCCACTTCCTCCCAGCTGTTTCCTGGATGGAGTCTCAAGGGGCCCTACAGACTTACCTGGAACATCTCCATCCTTGGTGCCTCCCCTGCTGTGTTTACCTGGTCTTATACCTGCAGGCTGTGGGGGCGGCAAGGCCGCCGGGGGTGGCAGCATGGTGGGGTAACCTGGACACTAATCTCCCCGGGGGCGAGAGGCAGACAAGGTCAGGGAGAGGCAAGAGTGGCTCAATGGcacatccctcccccaccactccCTGAGTGGCTCCCGTACCATGAAGCAGAAGACACCCAAGGAGAAGGTGACTTCACAGGCTCAATCCCCAGGTGCTAGGGAGGTCGTGGTGGGAGTACAAGAAATCGGATATTGGAGGCCCTCAGCAGTGCCGCTTGCCTTGTGAACGCGCCTCTACCTATCATGAGGGGACCCGGCAGAGGCTGCAGCACCGCCCCTCTGACAATTTTCCGATGGTGATTGGCTGCAGCCTCAACCCTGCTCCAGCGGCCAAAGCCTAAATCCGACTTCTTAGGAGGGGCGTAGCTTCAATATCGGATTCTGTGGCCAGAGGTAGTCGGGGTCCACTCGCGCCGCCCCTCCAAAAAGGATTCAGTGGAATCCCACCTGCCCCACACCCGGGCCCCAAAAGCCAGGATGCCGGAACCAAACCCAGCAAAGAGCATGATTTAGGCTCTTTTAACTCTTAGCGAAAGATAAGCTGTGCCCCTTCAGCCGCAGAAGTCCTGCCCCCTCAATTGAGTGGACCTTAGATCCGCCCCGCCCAAGGACCAAGACCTGGTCCGCCCCCAGATGGGCGGGGCCCTCCAAGCCCCGACCAGCGAGCCCCTAGTCGCGGTCTCCCAGGCTTGGCCCCGCCTCGTCTCGGGGGGCGTGTCCAGGGCGGGGCTGGCTGGTCTGATTCAGACCAACGCTGGCTTCAAGCTGCCGTAGTTGGAGTTCTCGGTGCGGTAGGCATGAGGCACGCTGTAGATGCCTGACACCGGCTTCCAGGGGGGGCCGCCCCAGGGCAGCTCCAGCGGGCAGAAACGATCCAGCCGGCGGAGTGGGTGCAGCGGGAGGTTGTAAGATTCCTGAGCCAGAGTCAGCGCCCCGCGGTGAGGCACGACGGGTATTACCGGGCGGCCGCGAGGCAAGCGGATTTTCGCCCGCTGGGGTGGCCGAGAGGAGGACGGACAAGGCAGCTGCTTCTGGCTGTGGCCGCCGGCCTGGGGCGTCTCCCCGAAGTTTGAGGTCATCGAATCCTTGCAAGGATAGCTTGACAACTCCTTCCTGTTGGGTTGGGGTGGAGGCAGGATGGGGATGGCACAGCTGGATCCTCGAGGACACATTTGTAGGAGTCTGGGACCCTTTAGGAGGCTTGGGACTGGGGAATTATCTGGGGACTCAAACACCAAAAGAGGCCAGCCTTAGACCCTCAGGGCCATGCCCTCAGATCCGGAACTCCCTCTTGGGCCCTTTGCGGGCTCCTAGTTCCTGAGAGTAGACACTAAGTAAACCAGAGCGCTAAAAGAGGTAGGGGCTGGGTTTGAATTTCTGGTTCTTGCCCGCTCAGGGACTGAAGGCCGAGACTACTGAGTCAGAGAGGGGCAGTCAACACCGGGGGGCTCGGCATCCCACCAGCCTCTGCGCGGGTTGTGCAGGGGGACGGGGCCAAGCGAGGACGCAGGCTCACTTCGAATAGGGCCGAAAATCCCGGGCCGAAGTGGTCAGATAGAGTTGATGGCGGTCCAGTATGCCCCGGTCAGAAATTGTGAAAGGCCGGCCGGCCAGCTCGGGGTTCTTGGTCCAAGGGATTAAAGCCTGAGGAAGATCGGGGGAGGAGGAATGAGCAAGAAAACTTTCATAACCCGTTCCATGTCCTGGGTGCCAGACTGAGAATTCCTCTTTCTTGGGTCTCAACAGTCCCTCTGAGCCAGGCCCTGATACCCGCCCCCAGAATCAGAATCCTTGGTCAATTGCACGTCAGTGCACTTCAACTTTGCGCCGCAAGTCAAAACCCTTACTAGCCTCACCTCCAAAATCCAAGTATTCTGCCCGCCAAGTCCCCAGTCACTGAAAGAcctccctggctcctcccctaGATTGGTCCCGCCACTGGAATTCAGCAGAAACCATTCCTCCTTACTTTACCCTAAGAGGAGAAGCCAGCCCTTTCTCCGGTACCAAACCGGCCTCAGAATATTCGAGCTCCGCCCTCGAGTACTTTAGGCTGCGTAGCTCCGCCCCTAGCTCCTAGGCCCGCCCCAGGATTTACTAGACCAGCCTCAGAGCTGGGCTTTCGGGTTCCCAGTCCCTGTCTCCTTCTGGCTTTGCTTCTAAAGTGCCAAACTCCTCCCCTAGTCTATGCAACTTCAGATTTGGTCCCATTCTTTAGCCCCTAGATTTAGAGTTTCTTCTGACCCGGCGCTAGGGTCTCAGCCCGGTTCCTAGCTTCTGagctccctccccccaccccaggagctcAAAGTTCTGCCAGATCCTGCCACTGCGGTTCTCTGCTACCTGGGAAGGGCCCCCTCGGTGGTGGTCCGCAAGCTCTAGGGGTTGGGGCCCGAAATAAGAGGTGGGTCCCCGGTCCAGGTCGGGCCAGCCGCCGTACTGCGCCTTCGTCTCACTGCACTGGTGCTTGGTGATCAGAGGGAGGCGCCAGCCGCGATGTCTGAGCTGAGAGAAGGCGAGGCGGGGACCCAGCGTGAGGGTGCACGGGATTCCAATGCAGCCCCCAGCCCTGTCTACCCCGGACCTGGGCATCCCAGAACCTTACTTTTTCCCCTAAATCCTTGATCCCCACAGTCCGGGTGGGGTTCGCAGGTTCTGGGGTCTTGGGCTGGGCGTAGGGCCCTCCGTGGGTCTTAGGCACGAGAGCTGAGCCCGAGGTTGTCTCCCATCTGCTGATGACCTCGTCGAAAGCCCAGATATGCAAATCCTGCTTTGAGGCCGGGGGCAGGGGCTCCGCGACCGTGGACTGAGCAGAAGGTGCGGGCAGTCAGCTGAAAGGACTCAGGAGTCTGGTCAGCTCCCAGCCCTTTCCTCCCGCCTGTTCCAGGCATCTGGGTTCGCTGGCGCCTCCTCTCTCGGCCCCAGACCCTGAGACCCCGCTCCTTCAGTCAGACAGGAGTCGAAGCCCCAAATCGCCCTTTCTCTCAGCAAGTGTCTGAATCCCCAGGCTCCTCCTTGAGTCTGGGACCCCAGTCTCCTCTTGGCCAAGAGGCTAGGGTCCTCTCACCTGCACAGTGGGCGGGGGGAAGGACACGGGCGGGATAAAGTGGTGGGCGACGCCACTGCTCGTGAGATGCCAGTTGGGCCAGGATCCAGGCACCTCGGTCCCAGAGATGGGGGACCATGGGGGACCGTAGCGCAGAGCTAGGGTCCGACCCGCCATGGTCCCACCCCTGCCCCGTAGCCTAGCAGGAGCAGGCTTGTTGTTGCTGTCGCCCCGGGTGACAGAACCCGCCCACCCTGAACGCAGCCAATGGAGGGCCTATTAGTGTGTAGCTGGATGGATAGAATAAGAGACTCAGGCATGGAGGAACGGGGATTTTGAGAGAGTGCAGAGACCCCCAAGAAGGGGACAAAAGCTCAGATAAATGGTGGGGGGACacccagagggagaggagggtaagaggcggagggagggaggggaatagAAATTCAGAGTTTAGAGTCTGAGACCCAGAGAGCGGGCAGCAGAGAGCGAGGGGCTGGGACCTGGGGGCGTGTCAGAGACCCAGAAATAGAGAGACAGAGTGGAAGGAGGACAGAGTCACCCAGCACATCAGGGAATCCAAGAgaaacaacccccccccccacttccTTATAAGGTCCCAGCCTTCTTAGCTACCTCCTCCCTCTGCCAGGACAGCCCACCTCTAGCGGCAGAggggggatgggggtgagggggtgggtaACGATTTCCAGACTTCCCCGGGGTTCGCCCTCCCTCCCTGTGTGTGCTGAAGGAGTCAGCATCAGCTTCGGCTTCGTCTGTCCTGCCTGCCTTTGATTTGGTTGAAAACTTCCACCTGGGTATGGGGGTGGGCGAAGACGGAGGGACCCAGAGGGAAATACTTAGCAATAAAGAGGGGGATGTGGAAAGAGTTTTGATGAATGAGAAAAATACATACAAGAGTGAGTGAGAGACAGCGAGTGAGAAGCAGGGACAGAAAGAGAGCTAGTGACCCAGAGATTATGGGACAAGAATTTAGACAGCAACAGCAAAGGAGGTGGCAGAAGAGAGCAGGAACCACAAACCTAGAACACAAGATTgtagaaacaaaggcaaaaatgtgtgtgtgcatgtgtgcgagtgtgcacatatgtgtgcCTACAGAGTGGTAACATATGAATGGGTGTTCTGAGGGTGTGGGGTCTACCTCTGAGTTCTCTTGTCAGTTCCTCACTTTAAAACCCTTTTGATCAAAGCCTCTGCCTTCTCAGTCCCCATTCTCTTTCCACCAACCCATTCTTCAGACAGGGAAAACTGAGGCTGCCTTCTGCAGCTGCCCCAGGATTCCACAGACCCCCCTCATTCAGGCCTCTGGGGCCACTTATCCTATTGGATTATCCTGGCTCATTCTAGACTGATCAGTGTCCAACTCTCCCTTGATCTCAGCCGGGGGCAGGCCAATTGGTTAAAACCTCATGTCCTACTCAAGCTGGACAATGATAATGTCTATTTCTTTCTGAGTATATTGCAAAGCCTGGGACAGGGAAGGGGATGGAAACCTGACTCCAACTCCCCACCAAGGCCAAAATCTTAACCATCTTGACCTCTGGTCATTCAACCTTGCTTGTACTCCTGTCGTAGGTAGCTCACTACCTCAAAACAGAGCATTCTAAGCATTTGCCCCATCTGACCAAATAAGGTTTCTTATTTGAACCCCAGCTCCCAACTACTTGCCTATGTGTTCCAGTTTTTATAATCCCCCCCACAGTTTTATAATCCCCCCCAAGTATCCCCTCCTTGTCACTCTCTTCAGGATCAGCAAGGTGATGTCCTTTGAGATCACATGGTCAGCAGCTTAGAAGCTGGGGAACTCCAATGGTCAAATCCACCAGAGTTGATCTGACAAGTTGTATTAGAGTTCATAAACAGTAGGCACTCAGAAAATATtggctatcatcatcatcatcatttttaccCTCAAGTTCATCCAGgagaactcctattcatccttcaaaaccccaTTTGGTTTCATCATCTGTCTTTCCCAGAATGAGCTCTCAAAACCAGAGCACTGTGATTTTGTGCGACCATTTGACAAGATCCCAGACTGAGGCCTAGAGCAGCCAGGCTACTCTTGAGGTCTTTCAGCATCCAGTTCCTTCTTCCTCTACCTGCTCAGTTCCTGGGCCTGGGTCTCAGGCCCGGCCAGTCCGGCTGAGGAGCGTGCAGACACAGGCAGTGTCAATTCGAATCCATCGCCAGCCCACACGGCCCTGGGCATCGGTGGTCAATGCCCGCACGTAGGACTGCTTGGCCTTACACTCAGACACCCAGTGCCTCCGGTCCACACCCCGGcagcctcctccacccccaccagggCCACCTTCCCCAGCACTGGCAGCCTTGCAGCGGGTTTCAAAGAAGTACTGGCGCAGGGGACTGCCACCAGCTGCAGGCACCTCGCCCAGCACCTCCACCTCACGCCCACGCAGGTCCACAGCAGTCCGGCGGTCTGTCACCCAGCCACTGACTGCGTCACACACGGCCAGCTCTCCACGGCGACTGGCTGGTGCTGTCTCGCTCACCCCTCGCCGACTGCGGTTAGCTGGGCTGCCGACTGGCTCCCCAAAGGCCCCAGACTCCAGCAGAAAGAGCAGAGGGGGCCCCGTGGGGGTACCCCTGGACAGGGCCACCCGGGGGGACAAGAGGTCCCACTCAGGGGCTGGAAatgggggcaggggtgagggtggggggtggggctccaTCGGGACACTGGGGAGGAGGAAAAgcaggaggatggggagggagcctGAGGGGTGCGGGAGCATCTCGCTGAGCACCTGAGGATAGACAGAGGGAAGCTGGAATTAGGAGGATGATAACTTCGTGGGGGGACACATGGCTACTCCAGGGGCATCTGCATGATAGAACCACAGGTTCTAGAAGCTTGGAGGACCCCTATATTTTAGGACTTTGATAATGCCCAGCCTCTAGATTAATCATACTTATTCTACTATTAGTATTAATAATAGCCAATAAAGGGGGAAATACAAGCTCAGAGAGGCTAGTAACTTGaaccaggtcacacagccagcaaatgCCAGAGGTGGGACTCAAAACATGTCCCAGCAACTCCACTCTGCCATTTTGCCTCTACAACCCCAAGGAACCCTAAGTCCTGCAGCCTGGATGAGGTTTGAAGCTCCAAAATTTCTGAGAATGGTCATGCCCTGTAGTTCCAGAGAGACCCAAGTTCAGCTTAAAACTGCCTGTAAGAAGGTAAGACACTTCCTCCCAGGTGAGGCTTCGGTTTCCCTATCCATGAAATTGGCCAGGGCTGGGAGATGCTGGTGGGGGCATAGATGCTGCAGTTTCTCTAGAACATTCTGGAAGCCCGTGGGTTCTGGGAAAGGACTGAGAAGCAGTGGGTGGTTACTGGACCTGTCAGCACCTCCTCCACCTCCGAGCTCCGGGGCTGGGGGCCCCCAGGCTCCGGGGGGCCcctgctggggacacaggtgaCCCCCTCCTTCCTGACAtctcaggagagggagggggcaaCCACCTAGGGGAAAAGGGAACAGGCAGGTTAGagaggcaggtgggggagggggcctgaACCCCAGAACACTCCGCTTCTCAGTGTTCCTCTGAAAGTGTAGGGGACCAAGAGTCAAGGCTGCAGCCCCTCCCAGAAGCCCCTGCTCTGCCCAGGTGATGGCTCCTGGATGGAAAGCAgatggggggaggagaggagagggaaggggagaggctgAGGACGAAGGAGGCTGGAAA is from Bos indicus isolate NIAB-ARS_2022 breed Sahiwal x Tharparkar chromosome 18, NIAB-ARS_B.indTharparkar_mat_pri_1.0, whole genome shotgun sequence and encodes:
- the LOC109571973 gene encoding lutropin subunit beta isoform X2, giving the protein MEMFQGLLLWLLLGVAGVWASRGPLRPLCQPINATLAAEKEACPVCITFTTSICAGYCPSMRVLPVILPPMPQRVCTYHELRFASVRLPGCPPGVDPMVSFPVALSCHCGPCRLSSTDCGGPRTQPLACDHPPLPDILFL
- the NTF4 gene encoding neurotrophin-4, with amino-acid sequence MLPHPSGSLPILLLFLLPSVPMEPHPPPSPLPPFPAPEWDLLSPRVALSRGTPTGPPLLFLLESGAFGEPVGSPANRSRRGVSETAPASRRGELAVCDAVSGWVTDRRTAVDLRGREVEVLGEVPAAGGSPLRQYFFETRCKAASAGEGGPGGGGGGCRGVDRRHWVSECKAKQSYVRALTTDAQGRVGWRWIRIDTACVCTLLSRTGRA
- the SAXO3 gene encoding stabilizer of axonemal microtubules 3 gives rise to the protein MAGRTLALRYGPPWSPISGTEVPGSWPNWHLTSSGVAHHFIPPVSFPPPTVQSTVAEPLPPASKQDLHIWAFDEVISRWETTSGSALVPKTHGGPYAQPKTPEPANPTRTVGIKDLGEKLRHRGWRLPLITKHQCSETKAQYGGWPDLDRGPTSYFGPQPLELADHHRGGPSQALIPWTKNPELAGRPFTISDRGILDRHQLYLTTSARDFRPYSKKELSSYPCKDSMTSNFGETPQAGGHSQKQLPCPSSSRPPQRAKIRLPRGRPVIPVVPHRGALTLAQESYNLPLHPLRRLDRFCPLELPWGGPPWKPVSGIYSVPHAYRTENSNYGSLKPALV
- the LOC109571973 gene encoding lutropin subunit beta isoform X1 produces the protein MEMFQGLLLWLLLGVAGVWASRGPLRPLCQPINATLAAEKEACPVCITFTTSICAGYCPSMKRVLPVILPPMPQRVCTYHELRFASVRLPGCPPGVDPMVSFPVALSCHCGPCRLSSTDCGGPRTQPLACDHPPLPDILFL